DNA sequence from the bacterium genome:
GCGGCGGCCGCGGCCTACGCCACTCGGGCCGGGATGGAGGCCATCGTGGTCATCCCTCAGGGCAAGATCGCTTACGGCAAGCTTTCCCAGGCGATGATCCACGGCGCCAAGGTTTTTCAGGTGAAGGGGAACTTCGACGAGGCGTTGGAGGTCGTGAAGGAAGTCGCGGCCAATCCCAAGGTGACCTTGGTCAACAGCATCAATCCCTTCCGCATCGAAGGTCAAAAGACCGCGGCCTATGAAATCGTCGAGGCCTTGGGGAGGGCCCCCGATTTCCATTTCATCCCGGTCGGCAACGCCGGCAACATCACCGCCTACTGGGCCGGTTACCAGCGCTATCATGAGGCCGGCAAATCCAAGGTCCTTCCCCAGATGTGCGGCTATCAAGCCGCCGGCGCCGCCCCCATCGTCCTCGGTCACCGGGTGAAGAACCCCGAGACCGTGGCCAGCGCCATCCGCATCGGCAATCCGGCCAGTTGGCAACCGGCGCTTCGCGCCATCGAAGCGTCCCGGGGCCACATCGACTCGGTCAGCGACGAGGAGATCCTTGAGGCTTTCCGGCTGGTCGCTTCGCTCGATGGGTATTTTTGCGAGCCGGCCTCGGCGGCCTCGATCGCCGGCGTCTTGAAGGCGGCCAAGAAGGGGATCTTCAAGAAAGGCGATACGGTGGTCTGCACCTTGACCGGCCACGGCCTCAAGGACCCCGACACCGCAATCAAGGTTTGCCCGGCGCCTTTCGAAATCGAGCCCAAGGCCGAACAGGTCCTGGAGAAGTTGTCTCTGTAGGGGCGACCCTTGCGGTCGCCCGCCGGCGCCGATCGCAATCGGCTTGCTCGGGCACCCGCAAGGGGTGCCCCTACAATTGCCAAAATCTTGGGTTTTTCCTTGATTTTCCAAGGGGCTCGGCTATTAGCACAGAAAATTCCATTATTCTGAAGGGTTGTCCATGGATCGCAATTTAGCTCTCGAAATGGTGCGAGTCACCGAGGCCGCCGCCCTAAGCTGCGCCCGGCTGATGGGCACCGGCGACGCCAATGCCGCCGACCAGGCGGCCGTCGATGCGATGCGCCGGGCCTTGAACGGCATCGATTTCGACGGCACCGTCGTCATCGGCGAGGGCGAGCGCGACGAGGCGCCGATGCTCTACATCGGTGAGAAGGTCGGGAAGGGCGGCAACATCAAGGTCGATATCGCGCTCGATCCGCTCGAAGGCACCAGCCTCTGCGCCACCGGCGGCCCCAACGCCATCTCGGTCATCGCCATCGCCGAGCAGGGGCATTTCCTCCATGCCCCCGATACTTACATGGACAAAATCGCGGTCGGTCCCGAGGGCGTCGGCATCATTGACATCAACAAATCGCCGACTTGGAACCTCCAAGAGCTGGCCCGGGCCAAGGAATACAAAGTCCAGGATCTCACCGCCATCGTCCTCGACCGCGACCGCCACAAGGAGCTGATCCGCGAGATCCGCGAGGCCGGCGCCCGCATCAAGCTCATCGGCGACGGCGACGTCTCGGCCGCGATCTCGACCTGCGAACCCAAGTCCGGCGTCGACATTCTCTTCGGCATCGGCGGCGCTCCCGAGGGAGTTCTCGGCGCGGCGGCCCTGCGCTGCCTCGGCGGCGACTTCCAAGGCCGGCTCAAGCCCCGCAATAATGAAGAGATCGAGCGGGCCCGAAAGATGGGCATCGACGACATC
Encoded proteins:
- the thrC gene encoding threonine synthase encodes the protein MYSGIIRQYRQYLQVAEGSVITLNEGNTPLLPSIRLVEQFKLDIQLYYKLEGLNPTGSFKDRGMTYAVSKAHEAGSRAVICASTGNTSAAAAAYATRAGMEAIVVIPQGKIAYGKLSQAMIHGAKVFQVKGNFDEALEVVKEVAANPKVTLVNSINPFRIEGQKTAAYEIVEALGRAPDFHFIPVGNAGNITAYWAGYQRYHEAGKSKVLPQMCGYQAAGAAPIVLGHRVKNPETVASAIRIGNPASWQPALRAIEASRGHIDSVSDEEILEAFRLVASLDGYFCEPASAASIAGVLKAAKKGIFKKGDTVVCTLTGHGLKDPDTAIKVCPAPFEIEPKAEQVLEKLSL
- the glpX gene encoding class II fructose-bisphosphatase — encoded protein: MDRNLALEMVRVTEAAALSCARLMGTGDANAADQAAVDAMRRALNGIDFDGTVVIGEGERDEAPMLYIGEKVGKGGNIKVDIALDPLEGTSLCATGGPNAISVIAIAEQGHFLHAPDTYMDKIAVGPEGVGIIDINKSPTWNLQELARAKEYKVQDLTAIVLDRDRHKELIREIREAGARIKLIGDGDVSAAISTCEPKSGVDILFGIGGAPEGVLGAAALRCLGGDFQGRLKPRNNEEIERARKMGIDDINRVFKINELAQGKDVMFAATGVTNGDYLKGVRFFGGGAHTHSLVMRSFSRTVRYIEATHHFDTKPNYS